The DNA window tcaaagtgaacaaagaccctagcatcttggtaaatgatgaggacactccatggttacgaagcgatcataaccaagggacatacgtaaagaagaagttcactgctgtgcccacttgatgatatagtaatttaatatagtgtgtgtttgagatattatgtaataattgtgaattcagatgtttattatgtcatatttcaaattaaatcaatgtttgatttggtgggatttctctctcaaaaaggtaaattaggatactgagtgatgaaaaattaaaatattaacgttaaaatgatgtgaaaacaaatttcctgtccaaaaccaataattttaataattttaattaaacactacatttttgcattaacgaaataataaatattagttacattatgttttataattctaacaaaaaataaaaaaagttaggttatcgatttttcctatgtgcaataaacaaaaataaaattcatatttttaacaaaataattttatgccttttatttaatttactatgtatttaataaaaactattgcgtttctattgtatttaacaagactattgcttaaaacaggcgggaaacgaaactgcaggccacctttactcccgggtgggaagcccacccgggagtaaaggtgggctgcagtttcgtggcccgccaaaaaaagcctttactcccggtgcgtgttaccaaccgggagtaaaggtatacctttactcccggttggtaacacgcaccgggagtaaaggcacctttactcccggttggtaatacgcaccgggagtaaagggtttttactcccggttggtggctggcaccgggagtaattctcctctgctatataacctccagcgcctggcagatcgatctgctcgtcttcttcctcgtcgaacaccgccgccctcttcttcgacctcgcgccgcgtccgttcgccttccgtgacaccggcgccgccatcttcttcctcgtgcggcctccaccgcgcgcgcccgtgcccctcctccgcgcttgcccgtggccctccaccgcgccctcctccgcgcccgaggccctccaccgcgcgttgccccaccgcgccggcccgaggccctccagtacgtacactgccgagcttcgaggtgatatattcgtcgatctctttgtacattcgtccgagccctccactgccgagttatagatcacgtcgaaaactacaactttggtgtaagccatgtgtcaacggtcgaggtcgattgaaaattccaaattttgaatcacaaaatctatagaaactaaaaatgaatatttggaactctaaatgattttaaataaaaacatatcttaaggcaagttttgaatatttggaactctaaatgacaagtataattaaggatcaccaatgaaattactttagaaattaattagatcgatgtaaatccatggcttgtataataaacacgctatatattatttggaaacaacgctacgaaccatccgctaatgatccagcccatcaaccgccatatattcatcactatatgatatgccattatttcaagatgcagtttcaatagaagaattttttctatcttcatagatcaatgtttgttaacgaaattttatcatagcatcagagatcgcctgtagaagaagaaaataaattcttatcatttcggaaatagtaatggttatatgagcaataagacacatatacttacatttcataatggcttatacttatattattaacatagaattttctcatatgatgaatgactacatggttgatcacatggtacataggatcacaacatcacgcaccgacaccgccccggcccgcctcacgtcgtcgtcgtcgtcagcacgccggcccgcctcacgtcatcgtcgtcagcacaccggccaccgcgccgacacgtatatatacgtcatttgtattcatatgcatttcgtccatgcgtttctatgtatacggcggagcaccgccgccctcgttcacccatgtgtacagacatatatacggcggagtggagcaccgccactcttgtcacaccgccctttctcgtgccctaattcgccctagtaataagcaaagatttgacgtactatatattggttttgttttttgaagctagatggccgacccgagaaatatggatgaggaggagttgatgatgaatttgatcaacactggcactcaagttgccggcgatgatggtgctaaaaataacgtgcaagaggatgtagatgacgggagtcagtacttagctcttgaacaaaatgagcaacaacatattggccaagtatatattttttattattagctatatatatatattatcatatgtcttatgtgtgctcatgacattaaaaataatgtttatgttttgtagccctctggatcgacatcaacaactacaacgaagagtaaaaatgttcgaggtcccaaaaagccattggagggtcgcttcatcatctcggagttcaatgtggatacaggagaaccgggggggccgaataaaatgaaatttgtgcaccactgtggttaccttgtacgggaccggctcccgattagtacccgtgaatggaagaagaagaccaatgctcctcatatcagttttgtctccgatcgtgacaaggcgttaatttggaatgatgtcttggtacatttcacgctccaaacagatgattatgatgatataatagatggtgatgaattgaaggagcgagttagggattgggcaatgaagaagatggccacccagtttcagacttggaagaaacacctatacacgacgtatgtcaagaagaacatagcaccagattttactgtcccaggcccgatctcaaagcagaggccctattgggatgagtttgtacagtacaagacttcagaagagggtgtgagtcgggtgataaagaaccaacgtaatgcccaacagaagacataccaccataccttgggatcagatggctacccgactgccattaagaagtggaacaaaatggaagcagaccttcttgccaagggtatcagaccagaatcactcgagtggggagaacgtgcaaagaattggtttttcgctcatgggggaacactagaccaggagacagggaagtgcgtttatggcgcaagactgcaagaagcagcagaaagattgttttatgctcagagagctgctgctagtggtgcgttcaggcccaacagagagaaggatgagctgacatacgccatcgggactattgaacatggtggccgaactagaggcaaaggaagtgtctcgtgggagcatggattccctcaggacagaccttcctacagaagtcgccagagaaagaaggaagaagaggcacaccggctccagaggttggaggaagcggtgcgtgaaacacaggagcgggaaaaaaaccttgaagcgagaatgcaggaggaaatcaaaaggcaagtgcaaatagcagtgagtgcaagcaagcaggcatcagagccaggaatcaacattagccaatctgttcagttgaaaagcagctgcgcttccacggagataccaaatcaaggggacacaggactgcgcttccctgtggatgacgtcactgaaccttgtacaacgtgtgagctacacattccgaaggagaattccacaatcaaggtggctatcggtcttgttaatcctatcgaccgaaccaagacaccaaggattcatgggaatataatccaagaaggatatgccaccatctcggtagataaagctgaaaaaggttttagtgatttgcctcttgacattcctggaggtgatggcgagaagactctaggagaagcggagaagacattcattctatggcgcaagcgctacatcatcattccagggatgtcggctccacctccttctgaactacctcaccataggtacgtgcggatgaaaacactacatcattaatttgtattggcttaaataattaacaatctgctcataataatatgtcattcctttttttgtagcagatcctcccccaacctaaatccaattgttcaatcgccagatcatcatagtgctctgtacgatgacattgtgttggaagacgaggctgcatccacaccctctccaaggaggtctccaacgccacagccgccacctccaaggaggtctccaacgccgctgccaacacctccaaggaggtctccaacgcctcccccgcccccgcctaccaagaagcctagcaagaggccagcccctcaaacgaagaatcagtccccgcctgcaaagaaagccaccatgaaaccaagggctattcccaaaataatatctgaagagaaggaagaaggaactgatgcatataaaaaagacatgtctagattctatgacaaacttaaaatgaatcaagaagcaaggagaaacccagagaaaccgtacttcttcgtagctccggatattttaagaaaaaaggtgacttcttaccagcatcaacagcgggaatctcgtaagccgtccaaatcaacgttatcagactatgaccgcactctcaccaagtcaattgaggtggcacagaaaaagaagcgggcagggaaaggagttgcccaactcggacaacaagcgcaccaatcaatccccccgctagttgttggtaatgaatatggttcgaatttaggattaatgcatcaggcaaacatacctccggatgtcgatttggatcaccttggtgaatttcttgatgagactggtctcgacctttaccagatgtttggtgatggaaacattgagagtgcggcggaggttgatatttggaagaaaaaatttgtactaggccagagtctatacaaccctcaagccttatctgatctggggacgcaaatgtacctgctaaacaagtggtacatgcaggcgtctaccagtggagacatctgcgttggtgtcagaattagagacgaacattggttccgtggcgatgatgttatgtatgttgactttgcagaatttcatcaactatgccaccttacctctctggacaaagttatcattagctgctattgcctgtaagtaataattctttcgatctattattaaactcatcatatgtgtgtatatgcatataaattatcctaacaagtactatatatatgcagatttacaatgacagagctcagaaaggaaggctgcaatgaaattggttttgttgatccccatatagtattcaaagacccaattactccaatgactaattggaagtctgagtcagagagtaacctcatgaacttcttagtgaaccaacgccacaagaaggatatactctttccctataacttcaagtgagtgttaatcatgtcgatcatagccttaatggctcatatgttgattctagttaattaatgagtgttatgcgttatatcctataaacacatgcagcaatcactggatattgatggacatcgatctggtgaaaagtcacttgataatctatgactcgatgagaaaaccacaacaagactaccaagatatgatagatattatccagaggtaatttcgggatctctagcaactatatatacacacaaacatgatgattaactatatctgatgacgtggcaaattttttattgggcagtgtttggaaaacctttattgagaagcaacacatggaaaaatgcaaagcgccactgaatgtaatcccattgaaagtaagtcccctgaatcgcatcatctttattaattaaacatatagctttcaccggatcaccagattggatgacaaatctttttctcgtaaagtggtgtctgaggcaggaacaggggaacaactactgtggttactatgtttgcaagtttatcaaggtgctctcccaaagaactcctacagagagactcaaagtacgttaaaaatacactatatattcatttaattattattattgattgtgttactatgtctttatatatatatatgtacatatattaatttattttcctttaattcaaacctgtagactcgatggttggaggaaaaggtcatacggcaagaccaaatcaaagcaattcaagagtctatagccggattttttaatgagcaggtcatcgattccaagggcgagttctacttcgacccaacactgccattgaagccaagctagaggatgagaagaaacttgttatgtcacaacaactataatgcaatcttttgtaatatatgcacatgaaataatataatgtaaaatacacatatgcatgcatgcatgtaaatatatatatgatgcatgcatatatatatatatatatatatatatatttctatgcttgaattgtgtgatttaatacgttcattgtgcttgaaccgaaacatactatacgcgcgtataaatatataattagcagcgtacaatacgacttcaaaaacctattttgaaaagaaaacaaaaaaatgaaaagaaaagaaaaaagaaaaaaacctttagtcccggttcgtattaccaaccgggactaaaggtgccggccatcgtggcatgtcaggaggcacctttagtcccggttggtgttacccaccgggactaaaggtcctcctttagtcccggttcctgacccgggactaaaggaccccccctttagtcccggatgcttgctcccgggtggggaaccgggactagagggggttccccaccgggagtaaagctcggttctctaccagtgtataGATGCTCAGCATCGAAACCTCCAATGAAAACCATTTATGGCTTAGTAAATGGTTTTGGATAGATCAGAttgaggccccgtttagttcccaaaaaattttgcgcagtacctgtcacatcaaatcttacggtacatgcatggagtactaaatgtagacgaaaaaaaactaattacacagttggtcgagaaatcgcgagacgaaacttttgaacctaattaatccataattagatactaattaccaaatacaaacgaaatgctacagtgagccaaaatctaaaattttttggatctaaacgcgccctGAATACCTGAATTTGTTGGTCCGTGAGTTAAGTAGACCAACATCAAAGTTCAGATTAGTTATatagtcttttttttttcaatcttCTAGACTTTTTATATTTTATTTCTAGTTATATTATACGTTATGAATAAAACACTCTTGTTTCTAATAGAAAACGAAGCCAAACTAAAAAAGAATAGTTTCCAAGTGCACAACACCAAACTGTAGATTTATTTTTACTGACTGTTTTTTAGTCTACCACCAGTAATGACAGTTTCCTTAACCTAGCGTCATTATAAATATATTGTTTGACTTttttaaatgacctcaaatggaaAAAATGGTCTGAAAAAATAGCATTCGAAAAGatttgcaactttgtagttgataaccttTTCATTTAGCTCGAAAATTGTGCTTTAAgattaataattttttttttgaatttctcaaatgacctcaaatgagaaaatgatcaaaagcaagttgtagatctcgacgagatctacaactttgtagtctTTTTATTAATCCGTTTAAGGCTTCAAATATCCATTTCAAAATATGTTGGAGTGAATACTAATGGGATATTTCTGCTATTAAGTCATAACTGAGTTTGGGGTGTAGTGGTAAGGGGTGTATGACGTGAGGTGTTGAGTTCAATCCTAGGAACCGCATATGTTGTGTCTCTTGCGCAAATACAACTTattttgctattttttgagcctgaTCTGCAATATGAGAAATCATTTACAATGCGGTTTTCTTAAGAAAATTATGAGTGTAAATATTTATAGTGGCGGTTTTTAGATAGCATTAATAAAGCTTGCTGATTTCACATTGGCGGctggtaatttttttttttgaagtttgcTGATTTTACACTAGCAGCCAGCAAAAGCGCCGGCcctgttcgttttgctgaaatttggctgcGGCTGATGCTGATTTTCTACGAGAGAAAAAATAATATTCTTTCGCTAAAAAGTACCGTTGAAGTAGTGCCGAAGAAAAAGTACCTACAGTAAAACCGTTCTGTGTACTAGCGATAGAAGATCATCTTCTATGAGCATTTTAAGGATACATGAGATGGTATATCTTGGGGGAGCTGCTTCTTGTATTTCCAGGTGAAGATCTAACTAACCCACGCGGCCGCACCAAACATTAGGCGCCTAGTCCTCATCACACACCTCACAGACCAGCTGCTGATGTTACGACGTTTTGCTGAATCTTGAAGCATCAACCAATGCAAGTCTAAACCAAAGTATTGCCGTCCCAACGCACAACTGTCGGCACTCGAAAGGCCAAAAAGGCTAAAAAAAGCAAAACACATCCTCTCGCTCAGAGTAGGGAGTGTGCAGTGTGCTCCTGAGCACGATGACGAGCCCCATGCACGCGCGGAAGGCCAAGCTCAAGACCCACCTCATCTCCGCCAAGGCCAAGCTCAAGCACACTGTCACCCCGCGCCGCGTCGTCCTGCTcgctgccgccgccacctccgctttcctcctcctcttcaCCCTCCGCACCCTCCACTCCGCCGCGTCGCGCGGCGCCAGAgcaggcgccggcgccgccaccaccaccgctgccCCTGTCGCTGCCTCCACGCCGCCCGCGGCCGTCGTCGCCCACCACGCTGATGACCAGCAGGAGCAGCACCACCAAGAGTGCGCCAAGGTGCCGGCATCCGTCGCGGAGGCGCTGGTCCAGTACGCGACGTCGAACGAGACGCCGCGCCAGACGGAGGCCGAGGCCGGCGCGGCCGCGCGCGTGCTTGCGCGGCGCGCGCCGTGCGGCCTCCTGGTGTTCGGGCTGGGACCCGACAGCGCGCTCTGGGCGGCGCTCAACCACGGCGGCCGCACGCTCTTCCTCGAGGCGGACGCCGACCGGATCGCCTCCGCCCGCGCCGCGCACCCGGCCGGCATCGACCTCCAGGCCCACCCCGTCGCCTTCCAACAAGAAGCCACCATGACGACGCTGTCCGACGAAGACCTCCTGGCCCTCCACAACTCCTCCGACTGCGCCGTTGCCTCCCCGACGAAACCTCTCGACCCGGACCACCTGGAGCAGTCGCCGTGCGCGCTGGCGCCGCGCGGGCTGCCGGCAGCGTTCTACGAGGCGGAGTGGGACGTGATCATGGTGGACGCGCCGGTGCCGGGCGCGATATACACGGCCGCGGTGGCGGCGAGGGCGCGGCGCCCGGGGACGGGAGAGACGGACGTGCTGGTCCACGGCGTGGATGGCACGGCCGAGGAGAGCTTCACCAGGGCGTTCCTTTGCGAGGCGTACCTCAAGGAGGAAGCTGGCAGGCTCCGGCACTTCTCCATTCCGAGCCACAGGGACAAGGACGCCATGCCATTTTGCCCTTGAGATAGTCATTAATATGCTAATAATGATATACTCCTAATTAATATATGCTACTGTTACAGGAGTTAGATCGAATAAGCATTCATAAATTTAATCTGAAGTTCAGAATTTTTTTTCTGTTCTGGTGAAACAGCATTTGACGCTGTGATTGGTGTGTGTGTGATTTcgtgttttttttgttttgctttttTTGTCGGTGTCTGTGTATAATCCTTGGCGGGAATGGGATCTGGAGTTATATATGAACTCCAGGATGACGAAATGAACATTCCATAAAAGCCTACTGAGCTTTATTTCGTCATTTGTGTAGACGCTTTTTTCTTTCTGAACTCTATGGAGTCGTCATCATTTCAGTGTTTCGATTCAGAGTATTTACGTGAAATGAAAGGATTTGTGGCAAATATTATGAAAAGAggtggaattggtgatagaggtGACTCTGCCTATTTGAACAGGCCAAGAACAAATTTTCACAAGAAATCATTTTCACCGTATAAGCACCACATTTGACATCTACAACAAGCATCAACCCGTTAGCTCATTTTTTCCAATTTACTTTTTCTCTTACTACAACAGTCAGATTTATATTTTGTTCCTTCTGCACCCACAAATCGAGAATACACATAAATATATACAACAGGATCACACCCGCAACTTGGATGTTGTAACTAACGATTGAAAAAGAACATAACTTCCAAGGGAAGAAACTGTCTGACATAATGAAACAATTAGTAAAGTCAGATATACGGACATCTTTTGTTTAGGTTTCATTGGAGAAATGCTGTAGAAAATGTCTTGTGATCTCACAATAATGACTTCTCAACATTTTGTAGAACACGGAACTTGAAACCATTGCTTCTTCATTTGATTTGTTACCAGATCAGGGTTTGATTCATAGTATTTTCAAAAATGAAAAGATTTGTGGGAAATGGAAGCTCAATTTTGCAGCCGAAATGGTAGTTCCAAGTTTTGCTTCTTGTGGAGCCCAAAATCATGGACAATTGCTTGAATAACGAACACGCTGTTCATATTGCAAGGTCAGAAAACCGGACCAATTTACAAACACCTGGAGTGTGGTAAAGGGAGCACTTACCCTGTGAGAGGCATAATAActtattacattaatatatgaCTGCTGTACTAGGATCCTTGGGAATCCAGAGATATAAGAGCAACGCTAATGATACAGCCGGCTGCTGGCTGTATGGAAAATTACAACCAATCTATCAGCCCACTTATAGCCCACTTGTCCCACTTGTCTGTCTCACAGAACTTCTTGATTCTTGTGCATAAGCTGATTGTAagtttctcttctctctcctctagACCTCTACGCATTAATATATGACTGCTGCACCAGGATCCTTGGGAACCCAGAGATATAAGTTGCTACGAATCTGTCTGTACAGCAGAATAGCGGCTGTCGAAGGCCTTTCTGTGCCAATTTTTCAAATGATCTAGAGGATCATGTGCTTGGGGCCTTGGGGGGTGTAAGCCTAGCTGAGAACAGCACACCATTGGCCATCGGCCTCTCCTACCAGGCTACCACTGATATGTGCTTCGAAGCTTCAGGGAAGAAGAAAGACGCTGCAGCAGAGGGCACAACAATAAGTGGGTGATGTTCAGAAGCTGCTGGGCACAACCTGCAGTTGAACTCCATGCCAATCCAGCTAAGGTGGTTGATCTCCCAAAATTCTAGGATTGAATCAACGCAAAAGCGACTTAATCTTTTGATCTGGTCTTAGGGCAGCATGAGTCAAAACATGGAAATGACAGTATGGTCAACAGTTTATCCTCAGCAACCTGCTTCACAACTCTCTGCTCTTGTTGAGGCGCGCTTTGCGCACTGCTTCTTGGATATTCTTTTCATGCTCCTTGAGCATCCGCTCCATGTTTCCTTTTGCTGTAATCATTGAACCTGAATGCTGATATATTCTGCTTTTGCCCTCGTACCTCTGATCAGATAGAAGTATAGCAAACAAGTTGTTAATGGTAGACAAAGAAAAACACCAAAAATACTCTGATGTAATGTCAAAAGTTCTCCTGCGCTGTTCGAGAGGAAAAAAATGTCAAAGCAGCAAACTTGCTCCAATAGAAAAATAAGTCAATATGTGCAATGTCCACGCAAACTCTATGCATCTCAGCTTATACAACAATTGCAAATATTACATAAACAAGCGCAATCCGCAATCGGTAGCATAGGATTCACATCATTGCAGAACATAAAACCTCTGTATCCATTGAATCTGGAACTAACCAATCCCAAGAATTACAAAAAAGAAATTGTATATCCGTGTCAACAGAGCAGAACAAAATACTTTGAGAAATAGTAAGTGGAAAATATGATGGTACCAACCACAATTCTTTCGTTGAGTACAACAGTATGTAAAATCAGTATTTAAGAAGTACTCTACTTACCACAACTGGGCCCTTCGAGCCCAGGTTGCTGTTCTGAGAACCAAGTACTTCATTCCTTGCATCAGCAGATTCAGGTCTAATCATAGCAACCTTTGTTTTCTCGCTTGCGAAATGATTTCCATCTGTTTCGACAGATCGAAATCCACTTACACTCTCAGCTGCCTTTCTTTTCCTGTTGAGACAAGAAGACAATACATCAACATAACCAATAATTCTTCTTGATTGCAACCTCGCACACCCTGAAGCCAATAAGAAAATATTAGGAAAAATGGTACCTCATTGCTTCTTCCCTTCGAAGTCTAGCATCATACTCTTTACTTGGGGGATACTTTGGTAGGCTTGAGGGGCTGCAAGCAAGTGGTTTTTTCCTGAAAAACTACAGATTTTGGATCCATGCATTAGGTGCCACAGTACAAAAATCTCCAAAAGGATGTCTTTGAATATCAGACAGCTGATCAATTTGTATGGACCCAGACTAGGTTTTGAGAAACTACCTCTGAACTAGATAGAAAATCACAGAAAGAAACCACTGTAAATTTCCCCTGGAAGCGACCCAAGTACTTGCACTTCACATGATAACATGTTTCGACTGGTAGTCAAGCACAGGGCAATTTCAGCTCAGTGACCAGGCACACTAGTTAGCATTAATTAATCTTTTAGGGGAAAGGTATTGACTAATTTCATTCATAGTAAG is part of the Miscanthus floridulus cultivar M001 chromosome 9, ASM1932011v1, whole genome shotgun sequence genome and encodes:
- the LOC136481744 gene encoding glucuronoxylan 4-O-methyltransferase 2-like encodes the protein MTSPMHARKAKLKTHLISAKAKLKHTVTPRRVVLLAAAATSAFLLLFTLRTLHSAASRGARAGAGAATTTAAPVAASTPPAAVVAHHADDQQEQHHQECAKVPASVAEALVQYATSNETPRQTEAEAGAAARVLARRAPCGLLVFGLGPDSALWAALNHGGRTLFLEADADRIASARAAHPAGIDLQAHPVAFQQEATMTTLSDEDLLALHNSSDCAVASPTKPLDPDHLEQSPCALAPRGLPAAFYEAEWDVIMVDAPVPGAIYTAAVAARARRPGTGETDVLVHGVDGTAEESFTRAFLCEAYLKEEAGRLRHFSIPSHRDKDAMPFCP